The Sulfurihydrogenibium azorense Az-Fu1 genome contains the following window.
CTGTTGCAAATCTATTTTATACAGGAGATAAAGAAAGACTTTACTACACAGTAAAGAGTTATATTGAAAAAGCTCCCCTCTACCCTTATAAACCAGAAGGTTTAATATCTCCCCATGCCGGCTATATGTACAGTGGTATAGTTGCAGGTGTTTCTTATAAACAACTTTTAAATTTAGATTTAGATAAACATTACACATTTTTACTTATTGGACCTTCTCATTACGTTTATTTACAAGGTATCTCTTTTGGATACTACGACTTTTGGCAAACACCCCTTGGAAACGTAAAGGTAGCAAAGGAAAAGATAGAAGCTTTTATTAAATCTTATCCAAATTTCCCTATCACCTTAAACACTTTACCCCATCAAAAGGAACACTCTTTAGAGGTTCAAGTACCTTTTTTACAGGTAATTATGAAAAACTTTGATATAATTCCTGTTGTCTATGGAGATATAGATAGTATTTACGTTAAAAAAGTCATAGATTTCTTTAAAGATGAAAATACGGTTGTAATAATCAGCTCCGATTTGAGCCATTACTATCCAGATAGTATTGCAAGGGAGATTGATAAAAACTGTCATATAGCAGTTGAAAGATTAAATGAAACATACCTTGAAAACTGTGAAGCTTGTGGAAAAATAGGAATAGAAGCGATGATAAAGTATGCAAAAGAAAATGGATTAAAAGCAAAGATGTTAGATTATAAAACATCTGGAGATACAGGAGGAGATTATAGTAGTGTCGTTGGATATGGAAGTTATATCTTTTATAAGTGAAGAAGAAGGCAAATTTTTACTTAAATTAGCGAGAAAATCTATAGAGTATTATTTAACCTATAGGTCTATTTTGCCTATTGATGAAAGAGATATACCATTTGATAATTTAAAAAGAAAAGGAGCTTCTTTTGTAACTATAGAAACCAAGTATGGAAATTTAAGAGGTTGTATAGGTTCAATAATTCCATATAGACCATTATACGAAGATGTGGTACATAACGCGGTATCAGCTGCAGTATCAGACCCAAGATTTCCACCTTTAACGTTAGAGGAACTTCCTAACGTTAAAATAAAGGTATCTGTGCTGACATATCCAAAACCACTTATTTATAAAGACTGGAAAGATTTACTTGAAAAATTAAAACCATTTGAAGATGGAGTGATAATAAAGTATAAAAATCACAGTGCTACATTTTTACCAGATGTATGGGAAGAAATCCCAGAAAAAGAGTTGTTTTTATCCCATCTATGCTTAAAGGCAGGATTACCACCAGATTTTTGGAAAACAGGACTGTTAGAAGTATACACCTACAAGACCATCCGTTTTAGTGAGTAATAAGATAAATACTTGTCTATTCTAAAGCCTCTTTTAAGAAGAGTTATTATATTTTTAAATGTTAATAAATCTTTTTCTTTAAAACTTTGCAATATATACTTCCAACCTTTAGGTAAATCTCCATACCTTAAGTACATATCGCCAAGATGAAACTTTATATAGTTAATATACTTGTCAGGAATTAAATTTTTATACTTTTTATAAATCAAAACAGTATTTAAAAGCATATCCAAGTTTTTTTTACTTGTTCTACCTGAATGTTCTCTTATCTTTACTTTGTTGTTATCCAAAACTTTAATCTTAAAGCCCAATAGAAAACTTCTTACAAACAACTCCCAATCTTCTCTATAACTTAAATTCTCATCGTACATTAAAAAGCTGTTCCTATTAAACCCTGATGCAGAAGGATAACCAATGTTCCCTGAAAAAATAATTTTTCCAACATCTTCTGGAAGTTTTTTAGATGACACCCTTTTGATATTTCCATTTGAATCTATAAATGTTCGTGGAAAGCTGTAAACTATGTCGTTATCGGTTAAATATTTGACACTTTCACTTATATAGTCCTTATCCCATTCATCATCGTAATCTAAAAAAAATATATACTTTCCAGAAGATATACTATAGCCTTTATTTCTACTGTAAGACCTTTCCATATTTTTAGGATTTTTATAGTAGATAATTTTCTTTGACTTAATTTCATTTCTAAAATTTTCAAAAATAACCTTTTCCGTACTGTCTGTAGACGCATCGTTTACAACAACTATCTCTAAATCTTTAAATGTTTGATTCAAAACACTGTTTATAGACTCTTTTATATACTTTTCTCCGTTGTAGACAGGAATAATTACACTAACTTGTGGCACTGTTTTTTCTCCTTGATAAACTAACAAACGAAAATTATATATCATTTCTAACAAAAATCATTTATTATTAAAAAACAAACATCTAAAATAATCAAAAATCTTTTTAGGAGGAGCTGTAAGATGGCAGAGTTTAGACACGTTTTTGTATGTATGCAGAGAAAACCACCGGGAATGCCTTCTTGTGGTGATAAAGGTTCAGATCAAATTTTTATGAAATTCCAAGAAGCTCTCATGACAAAAGGACTTTTTAACAAGATGGCTGTTACTGCAACTGGATGTTTAGGTCCTTGTATGTTCGGTCCAAACGTCGTTGTTTACCCGGATGCTATATGGTACGGCAATGTAACCCCTGCAGATGTTGAAGAAATCATTCAAAAACACATAATAGAAGGTCAACCAGTAGAAAGACTAATAGTATCAAAAGGTAAACCACCCGGAATGTTCTAAATCTCTATCAGGGCAGTTTTACTGCCCTGATTTTCCTCTTTAAGCATTCTCTATTACAACTTCCACTGTCAATAAACTGTTTACAACCTGTTGATAGAATGTTTATAACCTGTTCATAACTTGTTGATAAGTTGTCGACAACCTGTTGACAACCTGTTGATAACCTGTCGACAACTTGTTAATAACTGCCGGTTATACTAATTAATTTCTAAAGTTATCAACAAGTTATCAACAAAAAACCTATAAAAATTTTTAATAAAATTTCAAATACTTGTAAAAACATATTAAGTTAAGTCGTTGAAAAATAATTAAAAAGTTATCA
Protein-coding sequences here:
- the amrB gene encoding AmmeMemoRadiSam system protein B, with protein sequence MLTVRKPAVANLFYTGDKERLYYTVKSYIEKAPLYPYKPEGLISPHAGYMYSGIVAGVSYKQLLNLDLDKHYTFLLIGPSHYVYLQGISFGYYDFWQTPLGNVKVAKEKIEAFIKSYPNFPITLNTLPHQKEHSLEVQVPFLQVIMKNFDIIPVVYGDIDSIYVKKVIDFFKDENTVVIISSDLSHYYPDSIAREIDKNCHIAVERLNETYLENCEACGKIGIEAMIKYAKENGLKAKMLDYKTSGDTGGDYSSVVGYGSYIFYK
- the amrA gene encoding AmmeMemoRadiSam system protein A, with the translated sequence MSLDMEVISFISEEEGKFLLKLARKSIEYYLTYRSILPIDERDIPFDNLKRKGASFVTIETKYGNLRGCIGSIIPYRPLYEDVVHNAVSAAVSDPRFPPLTLEELPNVKIKVSVLTYPKPLIYKDWKDLLEKLKPFEDGVIIKYKNHSATFLPDVWEEIPEKELFLSHLCLKAGLPPDFWKTGLLEVYTYKTIRFSE
- a CDS encoding glycosyltransferase family 2 protein codes for the protein MLVYQGEKTVPQVSVIIPVYNGEKYIKESINSVLNQTFKDLEIVVVNDASTDSTEKVIFENFRNEIKSKKIIYYKNPKNMERSYSRNKGYSISSGKYIFFLDYDDEWDKDYISESVKYLTDNDIVYSFPRTFIDSNGNIKRVSSKKLPEDVGKIIFSGNIGYPSASGFNRNSFLMYDENLSYREDWELFVRSFLLGFKIKVLDNNKVKIREHSGRTSKKNLDMLLNTVLIYKKYKNLIPDKYINYIKFHLGDMYLRYGDLPKGWKYILQSFKEKDLLTFKNIITLLKRGFRIDKYLSYYSLKRMVL
- a CDS encoding (2Fe-2S) ferredoxin domain-containing protein, whose translation is MAEFRHVFVCMQRKPPGMPSCGDKGSDQIFMKFQEALMTKGLFNKMAVTATGCLGPCMFGPNVVVYPDAIWYGNVTPADVEEIIQKHIIEGQPVERLIVSKGKPPGMF